Genomic DNA from Porites lutea chromosome 4, jaPorLute2.1, whole genome shotgun sequence:
ATTAATAGGTTTGATGCTACACTACAAAAGTTATGATTAGCACTTTCTACAGGTCAAAAATTGGATATTGGATTCATCTGAATTGTATTGTTAGCAACATGTCATTtgcaacattcttataaaaaattaataacaaaaatactACTTAGATTTATCCGATATCCAATTTTTGACCTAGACAGTGCTGATCATAACTTTTGTAGTGTAGCATCATACTTATTCTATTAGCTATTCAAAGAGTCACCACGTCTCCCAAACACTCACCCATCTGAGCCCAGCATGAATCCTGCAGGAATGTGCACATCTCTTTTAGTGCCATCATGAACCATGTCTACTAAGGCTTCCCCATTATCATGGTGGTTATCAGCTATAAACACAGCAATGGCACCATGATTTTCAACTGTCTTAACTTTGGAAACAAAAGAACAGCCTCTAAACAGAGAGGaagaaaaatgtttcaccaTTTGTTAGAAAAGAAAGGCCCACACAGCTGAATGACACACAGTCTTACAggtgtacatacatgtaaaagAACATCACTACATTGCCCGCTCTAAACTTTTACCTTTCACTTTCTCCGTTCCCCACttcatttcccttttttcttatAAGGAGCATGAATTTACTAAGCTTTATTTCCATGAAAGAAGTTTTCACAAAAACACCAAGGCCCCATGAAAGGAGGGTAGTATGTCAGGTGGGTAGTGGGACGAGATTATATTATTGGTTTTTACCTGTCACGCACACACGATTATCAAGCATTTATCTCCAACCTGTTAAATGAATCAATTTGTGCTCATCTGGGTATTGTTTTAATACAAGATCTCTTTCCCAATCACAAGGTAGAGGCCTGTTAAAATTGATGACCTCACAAGTGGTTCATTAGAGACATAAATATAAACTTTATGGTTTCACACTGACAGTTATGGGTGGTTTTGGTGTGAATGTGTGGAGGAAACTGGAGCAAAGAAAATGCACTATTTGAAGAACGATGTAGCAATCATTCTAGGAAATATGTACACTGTAGTTAAGCACTCACCCTCTTTCAACCAAGGCTATTGATTTTTGCAAGGCCTCTCCATTAATAACAGAATAACATGCATCTGGAGGATCTGCAGCAACAAGATTAACTGTCACTGTGTCTGATTGGAATtccttaatgaaaaaaaaaaaacaaaaacaaaaacaatgttaacattATTATGCACTATGTTAAACCTATGTGAAACCTCAAAGTAATAAAGGtctatataacaaagtccttGGTAAAACCAACAAATTTGTCATAAAATACTTGGATAacaacctcgatataacaaatcACATTTTAAAGAACAAATTTTACCAGTCCCTTGGTACATCATTAGATCAAGGTTCCACAGCAGAATATTGTAACCTTACTTACGCTGGAAAAATCAACAATGAGTTATTGCAACAGGGAAGAATTTGCTGCAAAAACTCAGTGGTCCCAGGGGAACTTAACCCTAAATGTCTATTCATAATTCATGCGTAGATTGATGCATGTGAACTGGACAAAATTTGAGGAtacagttctctagagtatgACCTgtattaggaaaacaaaacatacaagctattCAATTCATTGTTTATTCACACTGTATCCATAGATAATATACTAGTTTTAAATGTCATGTGGTGAAGTTTTTCGATACAGCCAATCAAGTTCACTGTTACAGTGTTAATTCCCTGCAGACGTGGGAGTAACCAATCGACGACCCAGTTCAGATTCTGAACTGATTTCTTGCATGGAAATGAGGTTGCTTGCTTGTGTGACCAGAGGTCTGAATCGGGAGCCTTGTCAAACTGtaagcacggtttatttcatattaggtattttgagaaTGGACCTCTGGAGCAGGGTAGGCTTAAAAATAAACTGTCATAATCAAAATAACATGTTTTTCGGTGAAGATAATAAATTGAAACAGTTATTACCACGACCTTGCAATAGGTTTCTTATACATTATTATTCTCCATATGAAATGGTAACTATGTGAAATGGTATTAATTCTGTGGTGAACATGCAAAACAGATTTATGTTCATTATGTTTTCTTTATCACTTACCACCATGAAATCATTGTTATTCAAATGCGCTAAACATATCAAACAAACTGCGTTTCGATTGATGGCTGCTCTAGCTGATTTCCATAAGGACACGTCATTTTAAAAATCTGTACACTACCTTATTATTTATAAACCCTGTCAGCACTAATTTTGAATTTAATCGCACAAAATACAAGATACAAGTAGAGCTAACATTATTAATAAACGTTATTTCCTTCgctaaaaactacaaaattttaGATTATAAGTTCACAAGGTCTTCTGTATCTTTAAGGCTTACCGGAAGTAATACTTTTTAAGGACCACTGTTTTACCACGAATTGAAAAACATGACATAAATATCAATGCAACATTTTCACTTATACATACTTAGGGCGAGGATTGGACCATCCACATAAATTGTCTCGATAAAAACTAGCTTAATGTACTCAGCTGTAGCAGCTGTCAAGCCTGTAGGCTTGAAATTTGAGCTACAACGTAACGGTACAGCAACTTACTGTAGCTTACTTACAAATTTGCCACCGAAGTCTTTTGCAGGCCTAACTTTGTAGATGTAACTAATATTTTTCGGCCGTAGAACCTCAAAATAAAGGAGATCGTTGGTATCAAAAAGCATGAAGTCTGTTGCTGTAAAGACGTGAACCTTTTGCTGTCCTGCAAAGCAAGAGAACAGGAAATTGAGTCTTAAATTGTACGACGCCATTTTCGGAAGTGAAACCCGTAAAACGGAACTTTGAAAACAGATTGACTCACTCACCTAGTGAACACTGCAATAATaaaagaggaaaaacaaaaataagccATGATATTTTTCTGAGAGGCACAAAAACTTTCTTAGTGTGTCTCATCTTAGAAGCTATATAAACAGCGTTGCTCGGTGCGTCACGCATTCTTAGGATAACAATGACCGCATGGGATTTCGGGAAATGTGGTCGTTCACAGGCAACCCAAGCGTCCGATTCAAATCTCACCTGAAAACACTCTtattctctcttttaaaattactttggaCTATGCTTTTAAATAAGTATCTTCACTCTGTGGTGCTCTCCGCTATAGCCAGAGGGGGAGGGATTTTTGCGAGCGCCGCCAAAAACCACGGCACTCGTCCGCAAATCCCACCAGCTACGCGGGCTATCTCCTCTCCTTTCCATTCGCTCTTTTTGTCGTCCTCTTTCTGCCGTCTTTCGAAACTCGCTCTTTGCATTTAACTCTTattctttctttcaaaattcCCTGGGTAATCTAGATGTAATAACTGAATGAGAAAGGCTTTctaatacaatttattttagtatttttaaaaagatcgtTCCTAAAATAATTTGTTCGTGACAATTCctctaaaggctggttttcactagcgacgaaatcggagtcagaagaatcagaacgtttccattttcttccgactccgcttacgactccgtcgcttacgttccgcctATGATCTGGTGAAAActagattgtcggagtcggaagcagaagcggaaggataagccaatcaaaatgcacgttcccacgctttgtgattggtttggttcttctgcgtttttttttccgactccgacaatctggttttcgctcccgaacgtaagcgacggagtcgtaagcggaatcggaacgctgtgTTCACCAGATCATAAGCTcgacgcttctgattacgactccgactccgatcCGTCGCTAgtaaaaaccagccttaaggtgactcgacccagtttttttgagggggtaccatcctactttgaagttctctggtatccccacctttacttttatcgtaagtctaacacatagaatggataacctatagatcaatctacaaaataacataaaatttttggcgatcggagtaaatgtcacgtggttataatgccacgccctttgaggtctgagtcgaaaatctgctgttgccggcattttttcgtgaaaatctctcggttacacatagtgcgcattagtgccttgcgctgaacagagtttcaccaaaatcgcaaagacccaattcgagaaattcagcggtttccaaatttaggtcataatttatgcgaaaatgataagcaaactttacacggattatatctaataaactaagagattcatctctttattttgggcatcgttataacagatgggtccttgcaagtcagcaaaacgctttaggcccttgtaaatgcgcgcgattttgagcaaagcaaacatatagaaattatagttttcgctatttgttgactggtttgtcagcgtttaagagtccttctcacgaaaaaagcattttcttaaaaattcgtagttttttttccttcaaattttttcagggccacaattgattaactaactacccggactctgaatttcatggtcattgaaaaactgtgacattaccttctataagcccaaacttgagtaaacattgaagatttttagcgttttggctgagtttgtgctttgggagttgtctattgtttctagtctgtcatgatacagcattcttgttcagcacgagtgcaatgaccgcgcttagctgacttccgaatgcttaccgagatatgataattttggtacagtgagacaggccatcgcgtgatacatagaggtttaactcacaatttttaatcaattcttgtgcctttgcaaacaaatcaagaagtgctacacgcTAAATCTACAtactattacaaaaatatcattttttcataggtttaatgcaagccaataattaaaccaactcgtgacgggaatatctcggtgtgcattcggaagtcagccaagcgtggtcattgcacgcgtgctgaacaagaatgctgtataatgacagactagaaacaatagacaactcccaaagcacaaactcagccaaaacgctaaaaatcttcaatgtttactcaagtttgggcttatagaagataatgtcacagtttttcaatgaccatgaaattcagagtccgggtagttagttaatcaattgcggccctgaaaaaatttgaaggaaaaaaaactacaaatttttaagaaaatgcttttttcgtgaggactcttaaacgctgacaaacgtcaacaaatagcgaaaactataatttatatatgtttgctttgctcgaaatcgcgcgcatttacaagggcCTAAAgagttttgctgacttgcaaggacccatctgttataacgacgcccaaaataaagagatgaatctcttagtttattagatataatccgtgtaaagtttgcttatcattttcgcataaattatgacctaaatttggaaaccgctgaatttctcgaattgggtctttgcgattttggtgaaactctgttcagcgcaaggcactaatgcgcactatgtgtaaccgagagattttcacgaaaaaatgcctgcaacagcagattttcgactcagacctcaaaggggcgtggcattataaccacgtgacatttactccgatcgccaaaaattttatgttatattgtagattgatctatatgttatccattctatgtgttagacttacgataaaagtaaaggtggggataccagagagcttcaaagtaggatggtaccctcccaaaaaaactgggtcgagtcaccttaagggaCTAAGAAATTACCCTGCAAGCAGTGGTTTCTTCATTTAGCGTCATGAGTAGAAACCACTGCTATGGTTTTCCTtggtttaaactttatttcactttgttttggggtatggtagtGTATTATAATGAGCTTAAAacaaaggataaaattgaagcaAAACATATACATACCTCATAAAGAGGTGTATCTGTGCTGTTTTCTTACTAAAAAAAAACCCACGCACTAAAAAAAGAGTCCACCAGCTTAGCGGGCGGCAGTGCGATCGTCCGACACCAGCGTCAAAATGACCAACTAAAAGGTTTCAGGTGCTGCTCCCCATCCCTGTTTCATCTCATATCtgattttttcagaaaaaggttTTGATTGTGTAAATGCTACATATAAAGTATTTCATTAGTGCCTaaaagatgtttaaaattttaattttaattttatttttttcaaaactggtCTTCACGCATGCAAGGCATTTCTACCTTGTGTGGCAAGGAAGGAGAACTTGTAAAAACCAAGACTTTATCAACATTGACAATTGCCTTTATTCCCATGCACTTTACATTTTTACAAGTAGAAAGCAGAGTCTAGTTAACGAGTTGTCAGCTCAAAGAGGTTGATTTTGATTTATACTTAGCATGTATTGCAGACCTTTTTATCGGACGCGCGAATGTTCCTTTTAGCTCGCGTAACCGCAATGCAAAATTCTAAAACCACATGTACGTGTTGTTCGAGTTACGAAAACGTTCTTTTAATGATGAAGAGAAAGACAGGCAAAGTTATGCTGTACAAGTGTGTTAAGGGCATCCATCTTTCTAAGCACTCTGAAACATGTTGAAACTTACGTCGTTCTTTTAAGCTATGCTGGAAAACGTTTCAGTAATGATAGAGAGGCAAAGCTCTACAAATAAGATATCCTTGATGAGATCTTGTGAGACGGTTTCCACATTTCTTTGTACTTTGGGCGATGATTATGTGACCTCGATCGAACGTTTACGATACTTTGGAGCACGTTTTTAAATAAGTATCCTCACTCTGTGGTAGCCGGCTCCCCCACTTTCCATCCACTCTTTCTGCCATCCTCATAAAGCTGTCTTAAAACCTTTCGAAACTCGCCTTTGGTATTTAACTCTTCGTATTTCCTATAAAGTTGTAGAGCTGTGTTTGCATCTTCAGTGCTGTCGTGAGTTTCTGACTGGATGGTTAAACctaaaatgacaataaaaaagattaaattGAATTATTGAATAGAAAGGTTTACGTCTCAGTTATTCAGTTTATGTCCTCGCGCGGAGGCCCCTGCCGGCTGAGAGGGACAGggggctctgggaacgagaatgcaATTCAGTTCCGTAATCAATCAATatttaagcaacagaaaacgttttccgtgcttgcatagcctgatataaacacgagaggggttgggagaattcgagacagttatgcaaacccgagacgaagtcgagggtttgcataaccgtcgagaattctctcaacgcctcgagtgtttatatcaggctatgcaaacacaggaaaaaagttttctattgcttttataaaataaatttcctgagaaaaaaacgcaaaactctttatatggcactgattaaaacagaaattcttaccagtcgcaaaatcttgtccacgaagtcttgcacgcgcaatcagttcttgttttgcaaaaagattctttgcaaaatacggatttttctcgcttaaaatgtcagcttaagcgaagaaaaattgactcgcCTTCTTTGtgacgattttccatgtttcagccgacgaaggaatgggtaaataaagtaaacttgtcgagttttgaactcgaaaactttttcaaattcgtgcttgcgtgattagcgcgcgaaaagccaaacaacttgacagcacaaccatgtttacatactctcatgcaaacactgctctcggccaatcagagcgcgcgtactatcttagttattttataaaattacACACCACACTGCATAACGttgaacctcgatataacgacgGAGTCAAGAAACTGGAAAATGTTTATTCTATGGGGAGGGGAAGGAGTGGTATGTTGccaaatattttacaataaccACGGTTGTGTGAAAAACTCCCTTCGTTATTCCGGACTGTTTGTTATGACATGTAAAGGGAGGGGTTCGTAATACCGAGGTTGCAACTGTATGTGTAATTGGTGAAAAGAAGAACTACGGGAGACCAAAGTACAGGAGAAGAAAAAGGTTACCTAAGAAATACCACGCGAGAAATCGGAGAGAAATGTATCTCTGACGGGGAAGATGAAATAGTTCTACTGTGTCGAATACCTGTTCTTTTGGTACctattaaaaaaagagagaaaacgtGTTATACTTAGAGCCGTCACGCAATCGAGAAATTATTTCGTCACTACGATTAATTCTTAGAAAACGCGAGGGGCCAAGATCCTTGGATTGATTGTGACGTCATCGCTCTTATATGAGATCGATGAAGAACTTGAGCAGGACAACAAAATCAATTTGAACAGGCCCAAATGAGAGCAATTCTTTTAAAAGGACCAGAGACACACTTAAAAGGAACGAAAAGTCCAAAGATTTTTTCCAGAAATCACGAAGGCAGTGTACAGGACCCTTACAAAGCCAACGCTTTGCTTTCAAAAATGTGGGCCAGGTGTTCTAGATTTTCTTGCCAATTAGGATTTTAAAACTCCAAATGATTGCTTCTTTGACACCTTAACGAGTAACTACGCATCACatcacatttttaaaagaaCCCATCAAACAACCTGGAAAAGTGGTTATTCTATCATAGTTTTTAATTCAGTCTACAAAAGTACGGAAGCTTAGCTCTTAATAGAGTGTGATAATCTATCGGATTCCGTTTAAGTAAAAAAAGCAGGCCACCTACCAGAATATTTATAACTCTGAAATCCTTCTTCAGCCCGTGACCAACAAACTTCACTTTCCTGGCTACTAATGCTCGTAGTTTGCGATAAGTTGTTTTGAGAGTTGTGAGATGCTTGGATGACATTGTGGCGTCTAAGTCGCCCGGTTTTATGCCGGAAAACTTTGTAAGATAATCAACGACCTGGAACAAAGAAACGGCAGCAAGAAAACATATGCATACAATGCACTGTGATAGTCAAACGACCACGAACAATTTATTATCTTCCTTCAAATTAGTGTAGTGAAACATGTCACACGCAAGCGGCGACGAGGCCGCGGCACGCGAGAAACGGCATCTCCACTCTCGCGCCCAAATCTAAATGTTTTTCGCTCGAtagattaagaaaaaaagagtcCCTGTTTAGAGgctaaaataagtaaaaagtgGCATTAAACAGTGTTTTACAGTAGCAGGAATGTTTTCCCCAAAAGCGCTCTATCGTTTTGGTTCCTTCGaagtcacatgacatctaacaataaaaaccgtttcccgccaaaagtctcTGAGCAAAAGGCCTGTTTCTCTGTGGCAGCTTTTCGGGTCCGGAATATTGGCTCTTTTAGGTTTCCGCATTTACATTCAAGGGCGAGGTTTGCAtggttttgaaaataatacaataagATTTTTAGCAAAGTGGACGATTAACCTCACTAATATTCTAATATAAGTAACGGCTCCTTAACAATATGGCCTGTCAGTAACAGTGCTGGTATTGTAGATGGCTCCTCCTAAAAAACTCCACAGATAACATAATGAACGTTACAAGTACATCTACATGTAGATATTTGCAGAGGCAACAAGTTTTTCGATTCTAATACGATTTTAATGATAGATTAGGCTATACGGCGGCGAGACTAGTAAGTTTCACAGATCTCACTTACTTGTTCTGTAGTTGAAATGTAATCATCTATAAATGGTACCCCAGCCAACGGTCCTTCACTATAAAATAACAACGCCAAAAAGTAAGGTTTTTAAATTCGAATCCGTTTCAAAACCAGCTGAGGTAAAACACGAAATGCAGGATACGAAAAATACCACATTATACGTAAAAATACCTTAAACTGCCGTTTATAAGCActgggcttatacatcttcCTAAGGGGTTTTAGGAAGGCTTATAAACGGAGGAGCTTATATCCAGTGGGGCTTATAACCGGAATAGAAAAGGCGCAAGCTATAGCAGTACTGCCCAAAAtatgttttgcatttactggtcTTAAGCcaagcttcaaaacgtcataataaatcgaatGCAAGAAAAGCTAGATGTGAGGCTAGATccaaggggggcggggggtgctTTTGTTTACGGGTAGATGGGTCTATAACTGGGGGGCTTATAGGgttgggcgggggggggggggtgggtggctTAAATGCGGCAGTTTAAGGTATTCCTTAATCTAGCTGTTATCTTACCCACGGACAACAGTAACTCGTGCCACGCTCATTTGACTAGGTTTTATTGTAGACCGCGTACCATCGCTCCTGATCTCAGCTTCCTCCTGGTaaaaataacatgaaaaaaGTGTGTCAGATTGTTCTCATTAAATACAACATAAGTCAATAAATCGATCAGTAAATTGACAAAGTCTCGAAGGCCGCGGGCATTGATATATAGGTACTTTACGAAACTAAggcggcgacggcaacgggaacgcctAAAACACAATAGCTTTAGGAAGGAAAACAACTCGCCTGCACGAGCATTACGCTCccttttccaaatttctttgctgtccctgCACAATCACTACGTGAAACGACTAAATTTACAGTTTACTTGTCTTGATAACGGCAACCGGGTTAAGCGATAAATGTTACTATCTCTGTCTGAACTTGGACGTGGTTCCCTCTCTTCATTCAGTTCCAAACGAATTTTTCTTCTCTACGTAAATTGGGTGACTTGGGATAAAAAAAGTTAGCGAGGTGTATTTTTCTGCATTGATTTAGTCACGATTTCATTGGCGTCTCCGTATGTCGTATCGAAAAGTCCCTATGTGGTTTTTGATGTAAGTGGAAAAAGTGAGTCATTTGGAGAAAAACTTCTAAACAAATGTGACAAGAAGTCTTTGGGTATTTGAGATCTTTCATTACTTCCTTGGTACCTACACCAATTGCAGCCTCTGTGGAGGACAGCTGAAACACACGTTCTGATGAGTACCAGGTTGGCCACTTTATGAGGGGGTACTTTGGAGCAAAATAATACACACTGGAAACGCCAAGGCAAGATCAGTAGATAATACTTCTCACCTGATTCAAAGTTACGAACTCAGCGTCTAATCCTACGAGATCTCCTTCGTTAGGCAGTTCGTCAACGCCCAGAGGGGTAAATTCCCGGGACACACTTCCCCTCCTAACCAGAGACACGTCTTGGTAAAGTACACCGTCATCAATTCTCTGGTTGACTAGTTAACAAAAAGCACTCGTGAGCATCAGCTACTACGCTCTTTTGTAAAGAAATCctacaatggaggacaaaaaTCCTTGGAACGGTTATGGAAAACCTTCCTTCCACATCCTTAACTTATCAACTATTCAGATGTAGCATAATATGCACTTCTTTAAACACTTGGATACCGCAAGtggccctcccctcccccctccaaaCAATGTTGGGATGAACAAACACTTTTAGGACAGGGCAAAGTGTACAGGGGTGCACAAACTGAAACATTGCTTGGGGGCGAGGGGGAAAGGGGGAAAAATTAAGGCAGATCGTGTTAATTGTCCTAAGAATTTTGGCCTCCATTGTAGGCCTGGGTTAGAAACTGTACCCCAAAAACAtgcagcgcatgctcaacaGAGATCTGACTCTATTTATGCAGAGTTTTTCTCGAGTGCGCCAAATCAGGCAAGCCAAAGAAAGGCTCTGCTGCTAAGGTGAACGGTATTTCATCCGAACTAATTTGAATTGAGGTCCTTGAATTGAGTCTTTTGCTTCGTTCAAACGGAACTGATGAACCCgattgaattttaatttttgtgagAGGTTTTATCATCTGCCCATGTGCAGAACACTACTTTAGCGATCCAAAACGGCGTCTCCCAGCTGAGTTACCAGGCAGCCGTGCAACGAACTTAATCAGGCAAGTGTAAAAAGGCTTGATGCAAACAAACACGGTAAAATTGCTAAATACGTCAGAATAAATTATTCCGGCATCCGTTTTACAGAGTGGTGTCTACGATGAAGACTTTACTGAGGGCGTCAAACCTGAAAAAAGGCTAATTCACCAAATCCATCCAAATCCACTTTCttcaaatgtcaatttttttttttttttcaaaaaaaaatcagtggtGACGGGAGACTGATGTTCCTTGGTAGAAGAGTTCGTTTCTTCCTCTGACATAAAAATCCGCAGGAAATAAACCTAAACAAGGCGATTGGCCATCTACTTACTTGTGGTTTCGTGACGGCTGTTGATATCTCTGCGTGTAAACACAACGGCACACGGTATTTTCCAATCCAACGAGTAATGAACAGCATCGTTCTGAAACATTACAATAGGAAATCAACTGTAGAGTACGACTTATGATAGCGTGATTATAAGAAACTGAATACTACTTTCTAAAGTTAACTTACCGGCGAAATCGGGGTGATGGCAAAATCGTTAAACAAGTACCACTGACTACAGGTGACACCCTGAAAAAGAGAAGCAGAGTTCTCCTGAGCTAATTACTATATTTAACAAATTGACGCCATATGTCTGGCCGGGCAGGTTCTTTCCGTTCCAAAGACGGGAAGCACGATATGTCTGCTCAACAAAGGGAGGAGATCGGTACTCCCATcaatttagaacggttttgtcCCGTGAAAGGTTCGTAGACGCTTACACAATTTAAGGGAGGGAAAATTGAAATTCGCCGCTCGCATATGTGCAACGCGTGGTACCGCAGTCCAACTTCCCTGCAAGCGGAGGCCTCTTTTCCATGGTATGCGGCTTCTAGCAGGGGACAAACACTGCTAGTTCCGCCCCTAAACACATACCTCCTTTCGGCTGTGATATGTTGTACCAACGTGAATATGTGCCACCAAGTTTCCGCCAGACTTGAGGTCCTGCACATGACCCACCGTGGCTAACAGATCGTACACCACTTCGTTTTCTGAACATTTTACTTTTTGATTCTGAGGACAAAGACACAAAAACTCTTagggccggttatttaaacgaagtctcaCTTAGAACTCAATGGAACTGCAATGTTTTACTGTTCATGTAAGGCTTCTGTTTTAAGTCGATACACGTAAACGTTGCTCTAGCCTGGGTTGTAAGCCATCCTGGCATTGTTAACTTACAGCAAGCAATGTTTAGAGGTGAAGGTTCGACAAATTTAAATGCGCTTAAAACACGGTTGGTTGAGCAACCGTATTAAGTCCTTAAACACATCAAGaattcaagaagaaaagaaaatggaaatctATAGACCAGTAGATCTACCACAACAGTGATTTGgatcacttaaaaaaaacaaacttttacaCTGAATCTCTTAGAGGCTGATTGATAAATTGATTTTTAGCGAGTGCAAAAAATTACTTCAACAACCTCTAAAGGTCTACATATCCTGAAAGTCCTTCCTATGTGTGACATATTCCTTAGCAATTCGCAAACAATATGACAAACTCAATTTGAAATAATAAGACTTTTAAGTCTTAAAAATAAGACGCTTAGCAGTTCAAGGGGCATGAgtaaaaatgcaaaag
This window encodes:
- the LOC140935406 gene encoding protease-associated domain-containing protein 1-like, which gives rise to MRDAPSNAVYIASKMRHTKKVFVPLRKISWLIFVFPLLLLQCSLGQQKVHVFTATDFMLFDTNDLLYFEVLRPKNISYIYKVRPAKDFGGKFEFQSDTVTVNLVAADPPDACYSVINGEALQKSIALVERGGCSFVSKVKTVENHGAIAVFIADNHHDNGEALVDMVHDGTKRDVHIPAGFMLGSDGYHIKRGIEGAGMQGAVISIPLNVTTNPSLYARQPPWSSW